Within Triticum dicoccoides isolate Atlit2015 ecotype Zavitan chromosome 1B, WEW_v2.0, whole genome shotgun sequence, the genomic segment CTTGGACACAGCCCAGCAAGACAAACTCAGTCCATGCTTTCAAAAGTGAGATCTCATCAGTGCATAGTTAACTGGATGCTTATCACAATTTGCAAAGGAAATAAATATAAGTTAAAAACCAAAACATAACTTCTTCAGCTTCTGTTCATGCTGCTACTCCTATAATAAAACTTGATGGTTGGAGGGTATTTCGGCAAACTGGCAGTTTCTGTACTTCTCCAGAGTTTACAAATGGATTGTTCCACATGATGCCATAGTAATTAACATCCTAAACCTTGATTATTAGTTTCAGTTTCACCTTTAACAATCGCCAGTTAGGAATTCACGAAATACAGAATGTTAAATTACTGGAAATTAAATCTCAACCTTGAAATAAAGCTAAACATTAGGCGAGTATCATTCAGAAAACCGTTGGTGTGAACAAATGAAATATGGCTTACTTGGATGTTGTTTATCAGTTCTTGGGGGTGTTCGATTCTTAAGCCAACCTGTAAGAATAACCAATGTTATCACATGGTctggagagaagaaaaaaaaccaaGCTTTCCTTCATATTATGAAAAAAAATAGTCCTTGCAATTGGCAAAGATAACATGGGCAAAAGACATAATGCCACAAGGAGGCGATGTTCAGCCAGTCAGTGGTGCAGTAATCGTACAGCCAAGACCTACATTGGGCCGATTAAATATTAAAAAGAACCGATTAAAATGCCTAGATTAGCTGCTTCATGTACTAAAAAGCACTATTCTACCAATACCTTGTTGTGAACCTGGTTCtaactaaatactccctccgttccaaaatacttagcATGGTTTTAGAACTgcaaatattttggaacggagggagtaactatcATCGATAAGACGTGAAAGGACTAAAGGGGGTGACAGATAGTATATAGAGGACAAAAGTATGTATTATTACTTGATTTAACTATGAGGTATGTGGCATCAAGTTTGGACCTTAAATTCCTAATATAATACAACGTCCTGATATAATATCATATGACTTACTAAATCTATATGTTTTCTACTAATATTTCCTGGACATCTTCCTAGCTCTCCTTCTCCTGTTCTTGTGCCAACTCCTGCTCCTGCCTTTGTCTGCACTCTTCAATTTCTGTGAGCAATCAATTAACTCCAAAAGGTCCAGCCACATTGTGTCCCAAGCTGCTGATATCCTTTATCCAACACACCCATCTTTCACCCTATTGTTGCTACCGTGGTCTTGCCCTGACTGGCCTTTTGTTTATGTCTTTTTCTCGAACATGCACCAAATTGCCCGTTGTATTAGAAGAACCTTTTGTCTATGCATACAGTGTAAAGGAGAGTGAAATAGGATAAGACAATGTTGTTGAAAACTTGAAATAGAAAGCATCTATATAACATGGCAAAAATTTAAATGATATGCTAGTATTTACTCAGTGGCTTGTACATATATTCTCAACCCGAGGCATTTGATTGACAAAGAAATCAAACTCCATCTAATATATCTGTTTTTGTTTGGTCTGAAGACCAATGTGCCTCTTATGTAACCTAATATCCAACCAAACATGGTCTCAAATTCTACGCTGTGGCTTGTCTGCTATCTGACCATCAAATTATTGACAAGTACAAGTGAAGTAGAAACTGCCTTAACCAGCATAAGAAAACTTACAGAAAAATTCTTGGGGGTTATATCTACATTATGCCTAAGAAGCATACTGTATGTGTCACGAGCTGAGTGCCCAACTGCTAACACAACTGCATCGAATGATAGTTTCTGATCAACAGAACCTGGCTGTAGATTTGAATCAGAAACCACAACTCCTTTGACCTGCCCGCCTTCCACTATAAGGTCATCTACTCTGGTATTAAATCTTATGGCAACCTGTATCAAACATAAAACAGAATACATTGGTGCATGAAACCTTACACAACAAAATAATAGCAAAGCTTCAATGAAGACTGCTTTGTTCAACTCACGCCCAACTCTCTTAAGTGGTGTCTGAAATTCCGCAACAGAGGAACAAGTTTATCTGTACCCAAATGAGGTCTCCCATCAATGAGAATGTTTGGAGGGCCTCCAAAATGGACAAATGTTTTCATCACCTGAAATCCAAGACCCCACGGTATAGCTTAAACACATATAAAGGGTCAGTTTTGGACTAGGAAAGTCTAGGATATTATGTTATGCAGAAGCTCTTCCTATTTTGATGGATATGTATTCAAAACAACAGCAAAAATTTACCATACTATCCATGACCAGTATGGGGAGCAACTTACTGGTTACCACCAGAGTCTTGAACTCTGGTAGCCAACAGATACTAAGCTTGCATTATTGCATCAATAATTACAGATAACCTTTTTTAGAAGAATTTCTAATTTGCAAGCTAAGCATCCATTGAGGTAGAGCAGGAAGATTCTTACAGCCTGAACACCATCAGTGTTTTTCCCTATCCTGGTCACAAGCTTCCCGTCACTCCATGTACCTGCACCACCCTGCTATGATTAAGAACAGAAGATCAAGAATTGATGGACTTGATCTTTTAAGGAACATGGAACAAGGGAATAGTGGTTTGGTCAATCATTGAAGTTCCATTGTAGGTAATTGATACTTCAAAAAAATAGGCATTGCCCCATATGCCATCAACCCAACTTGCAAAGATCATTTGATTAAGTAACCTTTTAAATTCACAAAAATGTATGGAAAAGCGGACCTCAAACAATGAAGAACATGAGTTCAGAACAAGCATGCATAAGTTAGGTTTTGAATTACTAAATTAGCTGCAGTAAAAAAATGTGAAGATTATTACACATTTTTTCTGCATCATTCATTTTAAGCAAATCTGAGATTATGGCAGATGCATTATTAATGTCTAAAATATGTCTCTGTACACTTTACAGGTCATATAATTAGGAGAGTGCATTTATTGGGATGCACTAATCCATGCACCAGCTAATATACCTGATTGGAACATGTATCCGCTATTTCACATACAGAGCACAGACGTAAACCACCTCTTCTAAGATACATGTACGcataatttgacatattacatcaaTTCCATTTTATCACCTGAACAAAGAGAACTATCACTAGTATTTGCAGAATGACATGACTGATAATGTTTATGTTTAACGAAAAGATATAGTCATCTATTAGACAATTCACGTTGTCAACAACTACCTATTTGAATACTGATCAAAGCAATTATGTGATTGTCCAGTGATGCCTTGGTAGTACAGTAGGAACAAACAGTATACCTCGCCAAAGCAAAAGTTGCTTTCTGATTGGAGAATTCGTCTAACTGCTAGTGCACCAATGTCACGCCCTCTTTGCTCAACAGGTTGGCCACGCTCCAATAAGGTAACTTCTGCTCCAAGTTCAGCTAACACAAGGGCAGCAAACAACCCAGATGGGCCACTTCCTACAATTGCCACCCTTGGTTTCATTCGTGTAGGACTGATCGAGCCATTATTAACAGTATCCCTGGTACCATGTTCATCATCGGAGACTTTGTTATGAACATTAAGCATACTGATCAGATCAGTTGCTACCCTCTCATCGGACATATATTCTACAATTCCAAGCCTGGGTTCCAATCTAGCAATAAAATCCCATGTCCTTGGCTCCATGTCCAGAAGCTTCTTAGCATCCACATCAACAGTATAAACAAATTGAGGTTCTTTCAAAATCTGTAAATGTAAAACATGGTTTATTCATTCACAAAGAAACAATTCAGATAAAGTGATAACCAATCTGAATATTGAAATACAGTATAGATTAAAAAAATTCAACGTCACTAGAAACACACGTGGTCACAGTCGCAACACGGATGAAGCAAAAAACGTGCAACACAGAACCATCTACCAAAAAATATTACGATAAATTTCAGATATCATTGAATATAATTAGATTGGGTAACCACACGAATAACCAATCGCTGCAATAAATAGAATTCACATCAATCACATATTATTTCAAtttatatgaacatctacaattctACACTGTGAAAATAACTTTAGTATAAAATCCCCAGATCAAATAAGTGTACACCAAGTATCAGACAGCATAAATAGATAGTAAACTGACCATTTTTTTTCTTGCTAAATCTATGCTATTTGCGCAAATTACAGGGCATTGCAAATCTCTGCAGACAATACCAGATTATTTTGCAAAAATGCGGCGCTCTATGACGGGCTTAGATTTTACCCTACCCGCTAGATGACACCTCAGGCCCACTCACAAGCACCAAGCTGGAGATAGGTGGCATCAATGCGTACAAGCAGTCTTGGCCCGAGTATAATCATCAAGGCAAGTGACACAATGAACGGAGAATCAAACAGTTACAAAGATATCTATGTGATTTGTTCCCAGACTCGACTAAGGGCTGCTCGTACAGTGTGGTACCTTCTATGGACCAGAGAAGTAGGCACACGGGTCAGAAAGTAACCCTGATAGACAACGCAACTTTGGCTAGAATAACCTGGTATTATGTGAAAATATTTACAAGATTTGGTAATTTCCGCAGCTAATGTAGAATTAAAAATGAGAAATTACTTCATTCTAAGGAGATATAAAATGTGTCTAGCAGTGTGACGCGTGGCGTTAGATTGCACTCGCTGGAACAAGATACTAACCAAGCAAGGGAAACAAAAGATGGTACAAAAGCAAGAGGAAAACCAGAATCTGAacaagatattatgtactattcTGCAACACGACAAAAAATCGACACCATATGATTAATTCTGGCACCCCCACAAAATTGTCAGTGTGGGTATGCATATAAATGTTCGCAGCCTGGCATGCAGATAAAGATTATTTTCATGGCATATGTGGAGTCGTCAACAAAAAGATGGTAAATTAACTGGAGAAGTAAACGAGCTTACTACATTGGCTTTCATTTCAACTGCATGAGTATTTTTTTCACAAAGCTTAACCCAGTTTGACTGCATCGTTTCAGCACATCCAACAGCAAGTGTTTTATGACAACTAAATAGTCATCCCATATATATACAGGAGGAGCAATATTAAATAGGATAGACACATTATATAAGTTCATTAAGAACCTTGCGTGCATCAAATGACTTGCGGATAACAGAGAAAGCCTCTTCAGGGAGCATAGAAGCGACCTGCGCAGGAGAGTCGATTAGAGGCGCATAATAATAATTATAGAGAAGATCTAACAAGGATATGAAAAAACTGCAATAACAGCAAGCCGGCGGCAATTACAACAAGAGACGTTGTAACATGGATAACAACAAATGTAAACCACAGTGGGATCGAACTTCAAAGCAAACACATGTCGAAGGTATAGCAGGAAATATCATGTAGCGCAACATTTGAAGGGGGTTGATTAGATACGGTTGGGATACGGTTGCAAACACTCATCCAGCCATTTCCTGATTGATTAAATACGGTTGGGATTTGGGGAAATAACCCAATATATGTAGGAGAAGGTGAGGCAGAAGCTCTGTTAATTCAGTTGCAAACCGTTTATCAAACCAGGCCTATTCCACAACACAGAAGTAACATTTACACTTGATTCCTATTTACCATATCACCACAGCAAGCTGCACTAGACTTCCTTGAAGGAGGTTACGAGTGGCTAGCTCATCTCAAGGCTGTGATAATTTTCCAAGACGAATGAGCACAAATATAGTCAATTAAATGGCACGAACTAAGTAAAAAAAAAAATCGCTACACTAGCAAAGGCCACCTAAAACATCTGTTTCAGCAACCCCACGTCGACTCATCTAACAAAATGCTAAAGCCTCGCGAATTTCATGGCATTATGTCCCCATATCAGAAAATGCAATACGTTAGCGTACCGGGAACTTGAGGGCCTTGGCAATGGCCTGGAGGAGCGGCGGGGAGACGCCGAGGaagtccttgccggggtcgtcgctGGCGGGGACGGCGAGCTTGGAGAGGCGCCAGAAGCCAGCCTCCCGGGCCACGCCGCCCTCCTCGGGGGCGGTCTGGCGGAGCTGCTCCTTGTGGCGCCGATCCAGGCGCTTCTTCTCCGACGGGTACCGCCGCTTGCCCGTGCGCCTCGCGCAGCGCACGACGGCGGCGAGCGTGCCGCATTGGCGTCGCGGGAATGCGCTGCTCGCGTAGAGGCCGCTGCTGATGCCGCCGCCGCTGGGGCTGGCGCCCAGGTGGCGGTGGGGAAGCGGGAGGGAGAAGGGTGGGAGCTTGATGCCCGAGACAGTGTGAAGCGCCATGGCGGATGGGGCTGGAGATGGAAGGGGGTTTCTGGCCCTGCGGATAACGTGGGTTTTAGCCTGGTTTATACAGGGGCCATTTTATAAGAGACTGCAAATCCGTTTTGTTTGATGGATTTTCATGTGCAACGTCTTCTTTTTTTGTAAAATTCAAACTCTATATCGGCTGCGCTTATAGGTTGTGCGAATTCAGGAATTTGTCGAGAAATAAAAATGCGAAGGATGCAGGGATGACTGAAGTTCTGGACAGAACTGAACTGATGTTTTGCCTGGAAGCCAATGTTCGTTAGCAAGCTGGTTGCAGAGATCGTTACATTTTCTGTATTATGCTTATCGAAGTATTTCATTTGAAATGTGCACCTGATAAGTTTATCCAGATTGAAATAGTTTCCGTCAACCAGAGGTCGATTTGCCATAGACGACGCATGAACTAGTTTGTCGCAACTATATATGTTCAGGAATGATAAAACTACATGTATATTTTGTCTTAAAAGTTCCTCAAACAGTATTACATTATAACAACAAGGTTAGAGTACAGCATAAGATCCTGGTTATATTACAGCAGCACAAAAGCTGCACTCATAGCCTAAACCTGCAGAACCACATTTAGCTCACACCACTTCAAACCTTCGACAAACTTGAATTACCTCAGGCCGAGTGAATAGAAAGTTCATTCCTTGGTTAGACAACAGCATCAGGTCGTTTTAATCTACCGGCCATCAGATTCGTCGGGGCCAACAAAGCTGCTTGAGAACCATGACGACGCATTGACCCCCATGATTATTGGTTAGTTTACAAGATGAGGGCTGGCACTCTTGAAAGGAAGGGTGCAGGAGTATGTGACATATCTAACACCGTCAAGGAGAACAACAACAAATATCCTGGAGATGGACTTGGGAGTCATCCTTGGATTGCTGTCGCCGTCACCGGCCTCCCTGGGATCAGCTAGCACAGAAACAACTACCGACGATGCTGGCTTCTTATCAGGTAACTTGCTGCTTTCAGAAGTTCTGTTAAAAGGCCCTGTGTTGTTCGCCGTTTTCCCAGTGAGTGGAATCGCCTCATTGTGCATGATCCTCCTATTCTTCAGCTTGCCGTAATACGCAGGAGCTGGTGTTGGAACCTTTCGAGTAGCATTAACATTCGAGGAGTTGACAGCTGGAGAAGCAGGTATTATGCCACCGGAATTGGTGGCAGCGGAAACGTCAAACTGAAATACCTCGCTGCACATTCCAGAATTTAGGACAGGCCCTGAAAATTGTTGCATCAGAATTAGAGTAAGAGACAGTGCAATATCCCTCCAAGAGTGTCGAAAGAAAACTGAGTTTTCTGTAGGAGATGACTTCATCAACAAAACCAAAGAATGATATTCCAATAACAAACTTGACAACACCACCAAAACATTAGGCACGTGAGTTCAGACTAGTTTTCCTACAAGCTAGTGAAGATTTAGCAGTTATCACTTCTCCATGAAAAGAAAATATTGCAATTGTGAAAAATCAGTAACATTGCTCGGTCACAAGTTTGAAAATATGCTTAAAGCAACATATCATGAATCTACTATTTTGCTAGCATAGAGTTTGAACATAGGTTGTACTGACAGATAAGTTTTGGTCAGGGATTAAAAGGCTCTTCAGGGCAGAGTCTACATGATAATTGCTGTATAAGACAGTTCCCAAATAAAAAGCAACAATATCCCTAatatttactgaggtcttttctatGTGATTGCTAAAAGTGTGATATTTACTTGTTTGGCAACATTAAATATAGAGTTGAGTTCTCATTTCCTGAATAGTTGCAATGTCATAATATATGATGGCATACTAAGTGACATTATGCAATGTCATAATATATGATGGCATACTAAGTGACATTATGCAATGTCATAATATATGATGGCATACTAAGTGACATTATTCTGGTCAAACATGCATTCTAGCTCTTCTCTTAATGACTCATGGACAATCCTTTTAATTACTTTTACAAATAAAAAGTAATAACATCACTACTATTTACTGAGCTCTTCTCTACGTGATTGCTAAAAGGAGGACATAAATAAAGACATTGTTCCCATTGCTGGATGGTTAAAGTGTGAGATTTACTTGTTTGCAACATTAAATATAGATTTGAGTTCCCATTTACTGAATAATTGAGTGACGTTATTCTTATCTAACATACATTCTACTTTTCTTACGTCCTGTTTGGTTATAGTGGCCTGGGCTTCATGCCTGGGAAAAGAGGTTGCCTGGTTTGAGCCTGGTACTTCATTGTTTTGTGCCTGGTGAGGCTGGCCTGGCATACATGTGTTTTGTTGCTGTCCTGGCCTGGGGTAGTGTTAAAATAATATAGTACCATCATTGAAGGCCTGTAACTACAAAAAGAGTTGGAAATAGCAGCTCATTACCACCAGGCAGCTACCCAGGTGTCCTTTTTTGAACGCTTCTCCCAGGCTAAGCAATATGCCTGGGTCGCACTCCAGGCTAAGCAAATTGTGAGGCCACCAGGCCAGGCTAGCTGCTACTTTCTCAGGACAGTAACCAAACACTCCCCAGGCACCTTTCAGGCAGGCTTCAGGCCAGGCAAAATTTCATGTGGACACCATCCAAACAGGCTGTTAATGACTCATGGACAATCAGTTCAATCCCTTGACTTCTATTTTAACTTGGTAATATTATTCTCTGTAGCATTTGGTCACTCTTGAAGTAAGATAATGTGGGAACCTTCTTGATTAAAATATCACATCATGATGTGTCAATGCAACAGAGAAATAATAGTTTGGATAATAAATGGAATTCATAGCTGCAGTATCACAATTCACAAAAAAACAAGAATACTAGATTGACAAACAATTGTTCTGCTTACCTGCCATTCCTTCACGGAACCACTGCGGCAATGGTCCATCTACTGGGGATTTCTCTTGTGGATTCATATTGTTTCCAGGCAGTGATAGATGACGAGCTATGGCTGTACTAGTCTCTTTGTGATCTATACCTGACTGGTCACGGTTGTGTTGTGAAGTCCCATGTGCTACCGCTTTCTCGCTTGCAAGCACAGAATGAATAATCAGATTGCCATTGATCTTGACATGCTTTCCATTCCTTGGCACATACAACAAAGCAGGCAAGGTCTCACTTGAGTTAAGTGGAGGTTGATGCTTCTGGTCAGCACTGCCATCAGTCCCAATCATCATTCCAGAATCAACACCAGTCATGTCACTATTGTTCAAACCCCCTTTAGGTGCTTGACCATGGTTATTGACATTCACTACCCTATCATGAGGCTGACCAAAATTCCTAAACATTGCATTGTCACTTCCCCCACTCAATCCAAAGTTGTGATTGAACCCTGGAACAAAAGCGCCAAATACGAGCATAACAAGCATCAAACCGAGAAGGCTAACACTTGCCACcttcttggtcttggtcttggattTACTCTTGCTGTCCACGGCCTTCTTGTTCTCTGGTTTCTTTGTGGCCTTGGTTGCGGTCACCTGCTGCTGCGGCTTTAGCCGAGGAATTGGTACAAGAGGGACATGG encodes:
- the LOC119343558 gene encoding uncharacterized protein Cbei_0202-like; translation: MALHTVSGIKLPPFSLPLPHRHLGASPSGGGISSGLYASSAFPRRQCGTLAAVVRCARRTGKRRYPSEKKRLDRRHKEQLRQTAPEEGGVAREAGFWRLSKLAVPASDDPGKDFLGVSPPLLQAIAKALKFPVASMLPEEAFSVIRKSFDARKILKEPQFVYTVDVDAKKLLDMEPRTWDFIARLEPRLGIVEYMSDERVATDLISMLNVHNKVSDDEHGTRDTVNNGSISPTRMKPRVAIVGSGPSGLFAALVLAELGAEVTLLERGQPVEQRGRDIGALAVRRILQSESNFCFGEGGAGTWSDGKLVTRIGKNTDGVQAVMKTFVHFGGPPNILIDGRPHLGTDKLVPLLRNFRHHLRELGVAIRFNTRVDDLIVEGGQVKGVVVSDSNLQPGSVDQKLSFDAVVLAVGHSARDTYSMLLRHNVDITPKNFSVGLRIEHPQELINNIQYSELAAEVHKGRGRIPVADYKIVKSIGEGDVKNDIEQVDQNRSCYSFCMCPGGQVVLTSTNPLELCVNGMSFSRRASKWANSALVVTVSSHDFEPFQSHGSLAGVEFQREYERRAAMMGGGNFVVPAQCVTDFISNKLSVTTLPPSSYRLGVRPSKLHELFPPYLTEALQQSIMMIDKEMPGFISSEALLHGVETRTSSPLQISRHKETYESTSLQGLYPIGEGAGYAGGIVSAAVDGMYCGFALAKQLSLFAGDIEAIFGKAQKQTGSVKY
- the LOC119343570 gene encoding bZIP transcription factor 39-like, which codes for MAEPALLDPASHFDLRHYPAGLFDPDLHLADDDDGLPLGNFGLGAGGVGDCDDLDFDLPADFSVEDFLLRSPERSDSAAGSGPTASSSSPSPAASGTGSAVADASCEVKHEESDEGRSAAAPNWGLKRKPASPAPSSEAAKCRRSGDGEVSPSASASRAAVDSDEGGAVGEGEDTRRAARLIRNRESAQLSRQRKKRYVEELEEKVKSMNSVINDLNSKISFIVAENATLRQQLGSGGGNCPPPGMYPPGAMPGMHFPWVPGYAMRPHGSHVPLVPIPRLKPQQQVTATKATKKPENKKAVDSKSKSKTKTKKVASVSLLGLMLVMLVFGAFVPGFNHNFGLSGGSDNAMFRNFGQPHDRVVNVNNHGQAPKGGLNNSDMTGVDSGMMIGTDGSADQKHQPPLNSSETLPALLYVPRNGKHVKINGNLIIHSVLASEKAVAHGTSQHNRDQSGIDHKETSTAIARHLSLPGNNMNPQEKSPVDGPLPQWFREGMAGPVLNSGMCSEVFQFDVSAATNSGGIIPASPAVNSSNVNATRKVPTPAPAYYGKLKNRRIMHNEAIPLTGKTANNTGPFNRTSESSKLPDKKPASSVVVSVLADPREAGDGDSNPRMTPKSISRIFVVVLLDGVRYVTYSCTLPFKSASPHLVN